A genome region from Neptunomonas japonica JAMM 1380 includes the following:
- a CDS encoding GNAT family N-acetyltransferase, which produces MKKSYSQSNNEVDETMQAIGWSLYPISDFNTHKNQWDQLNSETTSTPLLDSSFVAPLIKHFGAGTEKLAIYQEGNSITAMAIVIESRLGFWSTFQPSQAPIGCWMQKADVSTQSLAQSLRKKLSFTSLALSITQQDPELLVMPEQSNQFSTMPYIETARVTIKESFEEYWAKRGKNLRQNLRKQRNRLEREEVTTRLVQLTSANEMSSAIQAYGKLEGAGWKSELNTAISADNDQGRFYTDMLTNFAEKGNAIVFQFWYNDDLVATDLCIMGNGSIIILKTTYDESIKISSPALLLKQDAFEYIFDNKLVDRIEFYGKVMEWHTKWSDEIRTMYHISAYSKAATLLKKLKP; this is translated from the coding sequence TTGAAAAAATCATACTCGCAATCAAATAACGAAGTGGACGAAACAATGCAAGCGATAGGCTGGAGCCTTTACCCTATAAGTGATTTTAATACGCATAAAAACCAATGGGACCAACTTAATAGCGAGACGACATCTACACCGTTATTGGACAGTAGTTTTGTAGCTCCATTGATTAAGCACTTTGGCGCAGGCACTGAAAAACTCGCTATATACCAAGAAGGCAACTCAATAACGGCCATGGCTATTGTTATAGAGTCTCGTTTAGGCTTTTGGAGCACATTCCAACCATCTCAAGCACCAATAGGATGCTGGATGCAAAAAGCTGACGTTTCAACGCAAAGCTTGGCTCAGTCTCTACGCAAAAAACTCTCATTTACTTCTCTGGCCCTAAGTATTACTCAACAAGATCCAGAATTACTGGTTATGCCAGAACAGAGCAACCAATTCAGCACTATGCCTTATATCGAAACGGCTAGAGTGACTATAAAAGAAAGCTTTGAGGAATATTGGGCTAAACGCGGAAAAAACCTAAGACAAAACCTTCGTAAGCAGAGAAACCGCTTAGAAAGAGAAGAAGTTACTACCCGCCTTGTTCAATTGACATCTGCTAACGAAATGTCATCAGCGATTCAGGCTTACGGTAAACTTGAGGGCGCAGGCTGGAAATCTGAATTAAATACCGCTATTAGTGCTGATAATGATCAAGGGCGCTTTTACACTGATATGCTGACCAACTTTGCAGAAAAAGGTAACGCTATCGTTTTTCAGTTTTGGTATAACGATGACTTAGTAGCCACTGATTTATGCATCATGGGTAATGGTTCAATTATCATATTAAAAACAACTTATGATGAAAGTATCAAAATATCCTCACCAGCATTATTACTTAAACAAGATGCTTTTGAGTATATTTTCGACAATAAGTTAGTAGATCGCATTGAATTCTATGGAAAAGTTATGGAATGGCACACCAAATGGAGTGATGAAATTCGCACCATGTACCACATTAGTGCTTATTCAAAAGCGGCAACCTTACTAAAAAAATTAAAACCATAA
- a CDS encoding aminotransferase class I/II-fold pyridoxal phosphate-dependent enzyme — protein MQQNNRVFYPSPAIPLAPVLSEKSIKLSSKSRDVKSILSNSEQIHVTSGRAGIALALEHAGVTENDEVLIPAYHCESMISPVLWRVATPVFYQINADTSINDDDILDKITSSTKAIIVTHYFGRIQNLCKVKKLCDENSIVLIEDCAHAFFGSKDGVPVGTVGDYSIASSMKFFPCFDGGVLASSKHSLNTIALESQPASLQLKSFFNIVERAINYGRFGFLGKFLKAILKVKELTWNSIKRLRKSSVSTAISPSSSEGGYGLDQNWIHKNTSTPSLTTIKKSDYKRIISKRRANYEKLHTALAGLANAHPLFDALDKECVPLVFPLFVNSPEQAFDTLKRQGVPIWRFGEFLDEEINQELCPNSMTLSSHVFQFPCHQELTLKELDWMIEKIILAIK, from the coding sequence ATGCAACAAAACAATCGGGTTTTCTACCCTTCACCGGCAATCCCCTTAGCACCAGTATTGTCTGAAAAATCGATCAAACTATCGTCTAAATCCAGAGATGTTAAGTCAATACTATCAAACTCTGAGCAAATACATGTAACTAGCGGACGTGCTGGAATAGCACTTGCCCTAGAACATGCCGGGGTCACTGAAAATGACGAAGTTTTGATTCCTGCATACCACTGTGAATCAATGATATCGCCAGTATTATGGCGTGTAGCTACGCCTGTTTTTTATCAAATTAACGCAGATACATCAATTAACGATGACGATATCCTAGATAAAATCACTTCATCTACTAAGGCAATTATTGTTACTCATTACTTCGGTCGTATCCAAAATCTTTGTAAAGTAAAAAAGCTTTGTGATGAAAACAGTATTGTTTTAATAGAAGACTGCGCTCATGCTTTTTTTGGTTCAAAAGATGGCGTGCCTGTAGGCACTGTAGGGGATTATTCGATTGCCAGCAGCATGAAGTTCTTCCCTTGCTTCGACGGTGGAGTATTAGCGTCATCAAAGCACTCACTCAACACAATTGCTCTTGAATCCCAACCTGCCTCACTGCAATTAAAATCATTTTTTAACATTGTCGAGAGAGCCATCAATTACGGTCGCTTTGGCTTTCTCGGTAAGTTTTTAAAAGCCATATTGAAAGTAAAAGAGTTGACGTGGAACTCTATCAAACGCCTACGAAAAAGTAGTGTTAGCACCGCTATCAGCCCTTCATCTTCAGAAGGCGGCTACGGCCTTGATCAAAACTGGATTCATAAAAACACTTCAACCCCCTCTTTGACGACCATCAAAAAGAGTGATTACAAGCGAATCATCTCTAAACGCAGAGCCAACTACGAAAAGCTACACACTGCTCTTGCGGGTCTTGCAAATGCTCATCCATTATTTGACGCTTTAGACAAAGAATGTGTACCTCTTGTTTTCCCGCTATTTGTGAATAGCCCAGAACAAGCATTTGATACGCTCAAGCGCCAAGGAGTACCTATTTGGAGATTTGGTGAGTTTCTTGATGAGGAAATAAATCAAGAGCTTTGCCCAAATAGCATGACGCTTTCTTCTCATGTGTTTCAATTTCCTTGCCATCAAGAACTAACATTAAAAGAACTCGATTGGATGATTGAAAAAATCATACTCGCAATCAAATAA